A stretch of Branchiostoma lanceolatum isolate klBraLanc5 chromosome 14, klBraLanc5.hap2, whole genome shotgun sequence DNA encodes these proteins:
- the LOC136448695 gene encoding ABC transporter F family member 4-like produces MLSSAVLWLVFFSIASSSTAGVISQQKDTTVDTTTVPSTNHTAPVHDVGTPGEAGLQRLTDSRRLDEGLIKYTEDHSLERSPDHESLDTKHLDSDATVKKRVKRRGKGGKGGKGGKGGGKGGKGGGKGGKGGGKGGKGGKGGGKGGKGGGKGGKGGGKGGKGGGKGGKGGKKGGKGGGEEEDEEAEMVEEGEEVEEGEEEEEEQEETGGRKRKKGKGGKGRGEEEDEEAEEVEEGEEEEEEQEETGGRKRKKGKGGKGGKGRGGQEEDEGEEEEEVEEGEEEEFEEDYEEEEEEEEETGGRRGKGGGGKNRRRGQEEEEEDEEQYLEQKEELEEELYRGAQNLDELQERQWEEEEEHDLIQEELEEQEMDLEEDYDLLEDAADSLSAAAEDAKFLEYDMEEDYGSKEEKKAERKERRKEKKSSRGNVVAPATYPSMSKKERKQQRKAMASSRGNVVAPTTYPSMSKKERKQQRKAMTSSRGNVVAPTTYPSMSKKERKQQRKAMKSSWGNVVAPTTYGMAGTSVSPSMTKKERKQQRKTMKSSRRQGLVPTTYGITGTSTFPWMSKKERRQRTRPDSTSRRRQRTRPQPTYSRRQRTKPDRTSRRRQRTRPQLTYGSPQLTKPQPTYDRRQRTRPQSSYGRRQRTRPQPTYSRQQRTRPQSSYSRPQRTRSQSSYGRRQRTRSQGTSGRRQRSRPQSTYGRRQPVSGYNQQSSWPSWG; encoded by the coding sequence CTGAAGACCACTCTTTAGAGCGTTCTCCAGACCATGAGTCACTTGACACTAAACACCTGGATTCAGACGCCACTGTGAAGAAAAGGGTCAAAAGGAGAGGAAAAGGTGGAAAAGGTGGAAAAGGAGGAAAAGGAGGGGGAAAAGGAGGAAAAGGAGGGGGAAAAGGAGGAAAAGGAGGGGGAAAAGGGGGAAAAGGAGGAAAAGGAGGGGGAAAAGGAGGAAAAGGAGGGGGAAAAGGAGGAAAAGGAGGGGGAAAAGGAGGAAAAGGAGGGGGAAAAGGAGGAAAAGGAGGGAAAAAAGGAGGAAAAGGAGggggagaagaagaagacgaagaagcAGAAATGGTGGAAGAAGGAGAAGAGgtggaagaaggagaagaagaggaagaggaacagGAAGAAAcgggaggaagaaagaggaagaagggaaaaggaggaaaaggaaggggagaagaagaagacgaagaagcAGAAGAGGTGGAAGAAggggaagaagaggaagaggaacagGAAGAAAcgggaggaagaaagaggaagaagggaaaaggaggaaaaggaggaaaaggaaggggaggacaagaagaagatgaaggagaagaagaagaagaggtagaagaaggggaggaggaggagtttGAGGAGGActatgaggaggaggaggaggaggaggaagaaacgGGAGGAAGGAGGGGAAAAGGAGGAGGGGGCAAAAATAGAAGGAgaggacaagaagaagaagaagaagacgaggaACAGTATctggaacagaaagaagagcTGGAGGAGGAGCTATACAGAGGAGCACAGAATCTGGACGAGCTGCAAGAACGACAAtgggaggaagaagaagaacatgacctGATACAAGAAGAACTGGAGGAGCAAGAGATGGACCTTGAGGAAGACTATGACTTGCTGGAAGACGCAGCTGATAGTCTGAGTGCGGCAGCAGAGGATGCCAAATTCTTGGAATACGATATGGAGGAAGATTATGgttcaaaggaagaaaaaaaggctGAGCGGAAAGAACGACGAAAGGAGAAGAAATCGTCCCGGGGAAACGTGGTAGCTCCCGCGACGTACCCTTCGATGTCAAAGAaagaacgaaaacaacaacGAAAAGCAATGGCATCGTCCCGGGGAAACGTAGTGGCTCCCACGACGTACCCTTCGATGTCAAAGAaagaacgaaaacaacaacGAAAAGCAATGACATCGTCCCGGGGAAACGTAGTGGCTCCCACGACGTACCCTTCGATGTCAAAGAaagaacgaaaacaacaacGAAAGGCAATGAAATCATCCTGGGGAAACGTGGTAGCTCCCACAACGTACGGCATGGCCGGGACATCGGTGTCCCCTTCGATGACAAAGAaagaacgaaaacaacaacGAAAAACAATGAAATCGTCCCGGCGACAGGGGCTAGTTCCTACGACGTACGGCATTACCGGGACCTCGACGTTCCCTTGGATGTCAAAGAAAGAACGACGCCAGAGGACGAGGCCCGACAGTACCTCTCGCAGACGACAGCGCACAAGGCCTCAACCTACTTACAGCAGACGACAGCGCACGAAGCCTGACCGTACCTCTCGCAGGCGACAGCGCACGAGGCCTCAGCTTACTTACGGCAGCCCACAGCTCACGAAGCCTCAACCTACTTACGACAGACGACAGCGCACGAGGCCTCAGAGTTCGTACGGCAGACGACAGCGCACAAGGCCTCAACCTACTTACAGCAGACAACAGCGCACCAGGCCTCAGAGTTCGTACAGCAGACCACAGCGCACGAGGTCTCAGAGTTCGTACGGCAGACGACAGCGCACGAGGTCTCAGGGCACTTCCGGCAGACGACAGCGCTCGAGGCCTCAATCTACTTACGGCAGACGACAGCCCGTGAGCGGATACAACCAGCAATCGAGCTGGCCGAGCTGGGGCTGA